ATGAAGCTACAAAAAATGAATAGAAAATGATAAAAAATGCGCATATATGCACCCTCGATTTTTTATGATTTTTATAGTCAAGATAGGTTTAGAATGCATCCATTTTGCTTTACTCTAACTTTAGAATATTCGGTACTTGGTTTTAAATTAGGCTCTACTCAAAAATAGTTAAGTTTTGCCTGTAGGCCAAATTTTGCCTCAAAATTTAGTTCTAGAATAAAAAATCCATTTCGCTAGATTGAAGATTTTCTGAAACTACGATCGGAGAAGCTTCTAAGATCGGAGAAACTTCTCAGAACGGCGATACCATCTTCTTTGAAGAGGGTAGGATGTTCACTGATTGTTAAACCCTTTGTAGTAAAATTACCTACTTTTATAAACGATTCAAGGTAAGTAACTTTATCGTATCCTTCAACTGTGGGGTAGCCTTTTTTACAGCCTTGGCATCGAATGTAATGCGAAGGGCCAAATAAGCGCTCCTTGGAGCTTGCAAATCTTGCGATGATGCATACGATAGCTTCCAATACTTTAGGGATTTCGTATGAAGCAAGCTCTTTTTTTTGAGTAAGTAATTCTTTTTGTTTTCCATATTCTTTATCCAGACTATCAGGAAGAACTTCAGTAGTCATAAGCACCCATTTGGAATTAACGATCTTTTGTTCGGCTAGCTCCTTTAAAAGTTTTTTTGACTCCTGGTCACTCCAAATTTCATTGTTTTGAAAAAGGTGTTTTTGCATTAGCTTGCCAAGATTTTCAAGTGTCAATGCGCCGTTCAGAGTTTTAGGAAGTCTTACTAGCATCAGACTATCTCTCACATTTTTTTCAGGAAAACTTTTTTTAAAAACTCTGTAA
This genomic interval from Chlamydiales bacterium STE3 contains the following:
- a CDS encoding Uncharacterized protein (Product derived from UniProtKB/Trembl:F8KZ30), whose translation is MNVANHFTHIEPLFAEERKKLSLARKEVDFFISTLLTTFLSIPRFVAFDEKPYYRNTPIKIIEDPALAFPKEVVLEIFSYLSVSDLSRVCFVSRNWHCLASDNVLWKKAIYKDLAFGNDKWMRYFGNEVIDVKRDNSDFKNFPLEEITHVYRVFKKSFPEKNVRDSLMLVRLPKTLNGALTLENLGKLMQKHLFQNNEIWSDQESKKLLKELAEQKIVNSKWVLMTTEVLPDSLDKEYGKQKELLTQKKELASYEIPKVLEAIVCIIARFASSKERLFGPSHYIRCQGCKKGYPTVEGYDKVTYLESFIKVGNFTTKGLTISEHPTLFKEDGIAVLRSFSDLRSFSDRSFRKSSI